In one Parageobacillus genomosp. 1 genomic region, the following are encoded:
- a CDS encoding NAD-dependent deacylase yields MIASWLMSSRHAVVLTGAGMSTESGLPDFRSEKTGLWTRFNPQQLASTYALEHHRQAFIEFYQYRIRTLQACRPHEGHMILADWQQRGLIQEIVTQNVDGFHQQAGSRHVIELHGSLRTVHCQQCGNTFNSIVYLEHRFTCECGGFLRPSVVLFGEMLPEQALEQAWQAAQTADVLIILGSSLQVSPANQLPLVAKRNGAKIAIVNWEPTELDDIADVVINKRKIGDVLREINDEWKAGNGR; encoded by the coding sequence ATGATTGCGTCATGGTTAATGTCATCCCGTCACGCCGTGGTGCTGACCGGAGCCGGGATGTCGACGGAAAGCGGGCTTCCCGACTTTCGCTCGGAAAAAACGGGGCTATGGACACGGTTTAATCCGCAGCAGCTCGCTAGCACCTACGCGCTCGAGCACCATCGGCAGGCATTTATCGAATTTTATCAATACCGCATTCGTACGCTGCAAGCATGCCGGCCGCACGAAGGGCACATGATTTTAGCCGATTGGCAGCAGCGCGGTCTTATTCAGGAAATTGTGACGCAAAATGTTGATGGATTTCACCAGCAGGCCGGAAGCCGTCACGTCATTGAACTGCATGGTTCATTACGGACGGTACATTGCCAGCAGTGCGGCAACACTTTTAACAGCATCGTATATCTGGAGCATCGATTTACGTGCGAATGCGGAGGCTTTTTGCGCCCGTCCGTTGTCCTGTTCGGCGAAATGCTGCCGGAACAGGCGCTCGAGCAAGCATGGCAAGCAGCGCAAACAGCGGATGTATTGATCATCCTTGGCTCTTCCTTGCAAGTATCGCCTGCCAATCAGCTTCCGCTCGTCGCCAAACGAAACGGAGCGAAAATCGCGATCGTCAACTGGGAACCGACTGAACTTGATGACATCGCCGACGTTGTCATCAACAAGCGGAAAATCGGCGATG